The Algoriphagus sp. TR-M9 genome has a window encoding:
- a CDS encoding exonuclease domain-containing protein: protein MEFAIVDIETTGGGPQTGGITEVAVLIHDGENIIEEYQTLINPLQAIPTYITGLTGIDNAMVRDEPTFQQVSEKLWELLDGRIFVAHNVNFDYSFLREAFLNHGLYFKAQKLCTVRLSRKAFPGLRSYSLGRLCESQRIPIEARHRAMGDARATAILFDRIIKQDFQVVNQALKKNKGQAFLPPNFPIYRFKEIPESCGVYYMLDENGKTIYVGKAINIRERFKNHFSGELLPHLKQKLKAEVVDLKWALTGTEFMALLFEALEIKRLWPKYNSALKIPKRMFGLYHYEDNSGYGRLQVSKPNKFFKPLESFFSMEEATAFIKEGIQAYGLCPKLCGLRKVNCGENDPMGCDGACHYSEAPKSYNQRLNAFLIKIKESQKEILIRLNGRKEGELACCVFERGMLSKFGYVSASLSDEEALSELAVVNLLPETYYILRQFIHRLSPEQIMVLDGQRA from the coding sequence ATGGAGTTTGCCATAGTAGATATAGAAACCACAGGGGGAGGACCTCAAACCGGAGGCATAACAGAGGTAGCAGTGCTGATCCATGATGGAGAAAATATCATTGAGGAGTATCAGACGCTGATCAACCCTCTACAGGCTATCCCGACCTATATCACCGGTTTGACCGGAATTGACAATGCCATGGTGCGGGATGAGCCAACCTTTCAGCAGGTGAGTGAAAAGCTCTGGGAATTGCTTGATGGGAGGATTTTTGTGGCGCATAATGTCAATTTTGATTACAGTTTTCTCCGGGAGGCCTTTTTAAATCATGGGCTGTATTTTAAAGCCCAAAAGCTTTGTACCGTCAGGCTGAGCAGAAAAGCCTTTCCGGGTTTGAGGTCATACAGCTTAGGAAGGCTTTGCGAAAGCCAAAGAATCCCGATAGAAGCCAGACACCGTGCTATGGGAGATGCTAGAGCTACCGCCATTCTTTTTGACCGGATCATCAAGCAGGATTTTCAAGTGGTGAATCAGGCACTTAAGAAGAATAAGGGTCAGGCATTTTTACCACCCAATTTCCCCATATACAGATTTAAAGAAATCCCGGAAAGCTGCGGCGTGTATTATATGCTGGATGAAAACGGTAAGACCATTTATGTAGGCAAAGCAATCAATATCCGCGAGAGGTTCAAAAATCACTTTTCTGGAGAGCTCCTGCCACATCTCAAGCAAAAACTCAAGGCAGAAGTGGTAGACCTGAAATGGGCGTTAACCGGAACTGAATTTATGGCCTTGCTATTTGAGGCATTGGAAATCAAAAGATTATGGCCGAAATATAACTCCGCCTTAAAAATCCCGAAACGGATGTTCGGCTTGTACCATTACGAGGATAATTCCGGGTATGGAAGGTTGCAGGTATCCAAGCCCAATAAGTTTTTTAAGCCGCTAGAATCATTTTTCTCCATGGAAGAAGCGACTGCTTTTATTAAGGAAGGAATTCAGGCTTATGGACTTTGTCCCAAACTGTGTGGATTGAGAAAGGTGAATTGTGGGGAAAATGATCCTATGGGATGTGATGGTGCCTGTCATTATTCGGAAGCGCCCAAGTCGTATAATCAGCGACTGAACGCGTTTTTGATCAAAATAAAGGAGAGTCAGAAGGAGATTTTGATTCGATTGAATGGCAGAAAAGAGGGAGAGCTTGCATGCTGCGTTTTTGAGAGAGGAATGCTGAGTAAGTTTGGTTACGTGTCCGCATCCTTGTCTGATGAAGAAGCACTGAGCGAATTGGCGGTAGTCAACTTGCTACCTGAGACCTATTACATTTTAAGGCAATTTATCCATAGGCTAAGTCCTGAACAAATCATGGTTTTAGATGGACAAAGGGCTTAA
- the ypfJ gene encoding KPN_02809 family neutral zinc metallopeptidase — MKWQGNRRSSNVEDRRGKSSGRMGGGGFNPMLIGPLLKILFSKTGLVIVGVLIAFSVLTGTNPLSFLNGLLGGGGGSQGFTTESNYTPSAEEDRLAAFSETILADTEDVWNALLENYREPTLVLFSGQVSSACGLASSATGPFYCPGDEKLYIDLSFFKEMEVKLNAPGDFAQAYVIAHEVGHHIQKIMGITSQMEQLRREVSEKEYNQYSVRLELQADFLAGVWAHHSQQSKGWMERGDLEEALNAANAIGDDRLQKQATGRVMPDSFTHGTSAQRMKWFKKGFDSGDLSQGDTFNASTL; from the coding sequence ATGAAATGGCAAGGAAATAGACGAAGTTCAAATGTAGAAGATAGACGGGGTAAAAGCAGCGGTAGAATGGGAGGTGGAGGATTTAATCCTATGCTCATAGGCCCATTGCTTAAAATCCTTTTTTCCAAAACCGGATTGGTCATAGTAGGTGTACTGATCGCTTTCTCGGTACTGACCGGCACCAATCCCCTTTCCTTTTTAAATGGACTTTTGGGAGGAGGAGGAGGAAGCCAGGGTTTCACCACTGAGAGCAACTATACTCCCTCTGCGGAGGAAGACAGGTTAGCAGCCTTTAGCGAGACGATTTTGGCAGATACTGAAGATGTTTGGAATGCACTCTTGGAAAATTACCGAGAACCTACACTGGTACTTTTCAGCGGGCAGGTTTCCTCAGCCTGCGGTCTGGCCTCTAGTGCCACCGGGCCATTTTACTGCCCTGGTGACGAAAAGCTATACATAGACCTGAGTTTCTTTAAAGAAATGGAAGTAAAACTGAACGCTCCGGGGGATTTTGCGCAAGCTTATGTAATCGCACACGAAGTGGGGCATCATATACAAAAGATCATGGGGATTACTTCCCAAATGGAGCAACTACGACGAGAAGTAAGTGAAAAGGAATACAATCAATATTCGGTACGCCTAGAGCTTCAAGCGGACTTTTTAGCGGGAGTTTGGGCCCATCATAGCCAGCAATCCAAAGGCTGGATGGAAAGAGGTGACCTGGAAGAAGCATTAAATGCCGCTAACGCCATAGGGGATGACAGGCTGCAAAAGCAGGCAACGGGAAGAGTAATGCCAGATTCATTTACCCATGGAACTTCTGCACAACGCATGAAGTGGTTCAAAAAAGGGTTTGATTCCGGAGATTTAAGTCAAGGCGATACCTTCAATGCAAGTACACTTTAA
- a CDS encoding 3-keto-disaccharide hydrolase gives MLKRLTLTIVLAGSVTLAFGQVGVGAKPIKGAKVYLDGSKKSLKKNWTYWEGPRFSAEMPIKWPEVTDPVDGGKAISSNDPAAAGGLYGAADIVTKDKFEDFRAHVEFFIKNEGGNSGVYLQNRYEIQVLDGDYGDHGMGAIINEQIPTSEEYNGLGKWNAYDIVFKAARFKNGVLVEKARTTIYFNGVKIHEDQPIQQVWGGPNSGLDGGNDGGKGITDRPGGLKLQAEGHDVYYRNIWIKKLDLDGKSTDF, from the coding sequence ATGCTCAAAAGGCTTACGTTAACAATTGTCCTTGCAGGTTCCGTCACGTTGGCTTTTGGTCAGGTAGGAGTAGGAGCTAAGCCTATCAAAGGTGCCAAAGTATATCTGGATGGCTCCAAAAAGTCCCTGAAGAAGAACTGGACCTATTGGGAAGGTCCAAGGTTCTCAGCAGAAATGCCCATTAAGTGGCCGGAAGTCACTGATCCGGTAGACGGAGGCAAAGCCATCAGCAGTAATGATCCTGCGGCTGCGGGTGGATTGTACGGTGCGGCTGACATAGTGACCAAAGATAAGTTTGAAGACTTCAGAGCTCATGTGGAGTTTTTCATCAAAAATGAAGGAGGAAACTCTGGGGTTTATTTACAGAACCGTTACGAGATTCAGGTTTTGGATGGAGATTATGGAGATCATGGCATGGGTGCGATCATCAATGAACAAATACCGACTTCTGAAGAATATAATGGCCTAGGGAAGTGGAATGCCTATGATATAGTATTTAAGGCGGCTAGGTTTAAAAATGGGGTTCTGGTGGAGAAAGCCAGAACTACCATATATTTTAATGGGGTGAAAATCCATGAAGACCAACCCATTCAGCAGGTTTGGGGTGGACCCAATTCCGGACTTGATGGGGGGAATGATGGAGGTAAAGGCATAACTGATCGACCTGGAGGGCTAAAATTACAAGCTGAAGGTCATGATGTTTATTATAGAAATATTTGGATCAAGAAGCTGGACCTGGATGGGAAATCCACCGATTTCTAG
- a CDS encoding SixA phosphatase family protein encodes MKHLILLRHGEAGFSQGSDFQRKLTLNGREQLGRLSKSLDNTFLSVDFMHCSEANRTRETAELIGKHLEIKDANFSRSIYEGDVQQLISLLEETPNSANTCLLIGHNPTISLLLAHITNQSYLGMQPGMMAILNLEISDWKMIGLGTGTLREIKQ; translated from the coding sequence ATGAAGCATTTGATTTTACTTAGGCACGGGGAAGCAGGATTTTCACAGGGCTCAGATTTTCAGCGAAAGCTTACCTTAAATGGTCGGGAACAACTGGGTAGACTGTCCAAATCTCTGGACAACACCTTTCTTTCCGTGGACTTCATGCATTGCTCGGAAGCAAATCGTACCCGAGAAACGGCTGAATTGATCGGAAAACATCTAGAAATCAAAGATGCCAACTTTAGCAGAAGCATTTATGAGGGAGATGTTCAGCAATTGATTTCTTTACTGGAAGAAACCCCCAACTCAGCAAATACCTGTCTGTTGATCGGACATAATCCTACCATTAGTTTGCTCTTAGCTCATATCACCAATCAAAGTTACCTGGGTATGCAGCCTGGAATGATGGCTATTCTCAACCTGGAAATCTCAGATTGGAAAATGATAGGACTGGGCACCGGAACCCTCCGTGAAATCAAACAATAG